In Gadus chalcogrammus isolate NIFS_2021 chromosome 23, NIFS_Gcha_1.0, whole genome shotgun sequence, a genomic segment contains:
- the LOC130377515 gene encoding MAP7 domain-containing protein 2-like, giving the protein MTTVAPTHHEGTVLTPPQVRHLTNRNPSPSRALASPGSTPPAELSELLRDKERRAEQQRGRCVEERERRLEEQRRKEARRRAAAEERRRLQQEEEKERLEALVRRRAGGAADKRGRGAGEAGRDPPENRPKRWTWGGPPDGAEGTPKTLPCPAIGSAQPNELPAASRANQSRNVNDFLTPTTPDQPINKRLSNSSAAIHSPERASSGTQRPHRSSSNRRSVTGSLEENTGDKTPTDGQTPPNRSSSFRTQGKGPSTPKRVRSTKNRALSPCSPGQYPPSPVRHRAPTPGSEDRGHIEGKGPGTLERKSSKVDAPERKIPKSTSKELAGESPCTPTGRSVGGTSDAEEAGRMLAERRRLARVQKEQEERQRQEDESLRQEEEERRQKELLEQQELAALQEEENRICREDERKRREEEERRQKEQRWKDMQDQLDREREEACLRAQKEAERKRQERELLHIQEEQERLQRKKRIEEIMKRTRKTEGELQSPAPVSDARGPPGLIGEDEAPRPAEAPHIMLGPLETKSCLDELSDGVQSMDVSPVSRDDQASAQDFSPVTEGGGDVPYGLEHMSELSLHGPPGDTPAYPKLRAGSGAALGDLNKNLLIQAYSAASESSQLIHSLGPGKLDVL; this is encoded by the exons ATGACCACCGTGGCCCCGACGCACCACGAGGGGACAG TGCTGACGCCTCCCCAAGTGCGCCACCTGACCAATAGGAACCCGTCCCCGTCCCGAGCCTTGGCCAGTCCTGGCAGCACTCCGCCAGCAG agCTGTCGGAGCTCCTGCGTGACAAGGAGCGCCGTGCCGAGCAGCAGCGCGGCCGCTGCGTGGAGGAGcgggagaggaggctggaggagcaGCGGAGGAAGGAGGCCAGGCGCCGCGCGGCCgccgaggagaggaggaggctgcagcaggaggaggagaag GAGCGGCTGGAGGCGCTGGTCCGCCGGCGGGCGGGGGGCGCGGCGGACAAGAGGGGCCGCGGCGCCGGGGAGGCCGGCCGGGACCCCCCGGAGAACCGGCCCAAGAGATGGACCTGGGGGGGACCCCCGGACGGAGCCGAGG GTACCCCTAAGACCCTGCCTTGCCCTGCCATTGGTTCTGCTCAGCCCAATGAGCTTCCTGCTGCTTCCAGAGCCAACCAATCCCGCAACG TAAATGACTTCCTGACTCCAACCACTCCTGATCAACCAATCAACAAGCGGCTTTCCAACTCCTCTGCAGCCATCCATTCACccgagagag CGTCCTCCGGAACACAGAGGCCGCACAGAAGTTCCTCCAACCGCAGGAGCGTCACCGGCTCCCTGGAGGAGAACACAGGGGACAAGACACCG acagacggtcagaccCCGCCCAACCGCAGTTCATCCTTCAGAACCCAAGGCAAAGGACCCAGCACCCCTAAACG GGTGCGGTCCACCAAGAACCGGGCCTTGTCTCCCTGCTCCCCTGGCcagtaccccccctcccctgtccgGCACCGCGCCCCCACCCCTGGCTCCGAGGACAGGGGTCACATCGAGGGCAAAGGCCCCGGGACCCTGGAGAGGAAGTCCTCCAAGGTGGACGCGCCGGAGAGGAAGATTCCCAAGTCCACCAGCAAAGAGCTGGctggag agtccCCGTGCACGCCCACCGGCCGCAGTGTGGGCGGGACCAGCGACGCAGAGGAGGCTGGCCGTATGCTGGCCGAGAGACGACGCCTGGCCCGGGtccagaaggagcaggaggagcgacagagacaggaggacgagag tctgagacaggaggaggaggagcggaggcaGAAGGAGTTACtggagcagcaggagctggcggctctgcaggaggaggagaatcgGATCTGCCGCGAGgacgagaggaagaggagggaggaggaggagcgaaggCAGAAGGAGCAGCGCTGGAAGGACATGCAGGATCAGCTGGAcagagag AGGGAGGAGGCGTGCCTGCGGGCCCAGAAGGAGgcggagaggaagaggcaggagagagagctgCTCCACAttcaggaggagcaggagagactgCAGAggaagaag AGGATCGAAGAAATCATGAAGAGGaccagaaagacagagggagagctgCAGTCTCCTGCCCCAG TGTCGGATGCCAGGGGCCCGCCCGGCCTCATTGGGGAGGACGAGGCCCCTCGTCCCGCTGAAGCCCCCCACATCATGCTGGGGCCCCTGGAGACCAAGAGCTGCCTGGACGAGCTGTCCGACGGCGTGCAGTCCATGGACGTCAG CCCTGTGTCCCGGGACGACCAGGCCAGCGCCCAGGACTTCTCCCCGGTCACCGAGGGGGGCGGCGATGTCCCCTACGGCCTGGAGCACATGTCGGAGCTCTCCCTGCACGGGCCCCCCGGGGACACCCCCGCCTACCCCAAGCTGCGTGCGGGCAGCGGGGCCGCGCTGGGCGACCTCAACAAGAACCTGCTGATCCAGGCCTACAGCGCCGCCTCCGAGTCCTCCCAGCTCATCCACAGCCTGGGGCCGGGGAAGCTAGACGTCCTGTAG